A part of Candidatus Methylomirabilota bacterium genomic DNA contains:
- a CDS encoding SRPBCC family protein, which translates to MGATQKYSIIDPATGKIDRGIFSDQAVYDQEMEKIFGRAWLMIGHESLVPKVNDFFHTYMGEDPVILTRDGQGRLHALLNMCRHRGNRVVRCDDGNATRFMCTYHGWTYGSDGKLEHVAGMSEAYYDALDKPSLGLVQARVDTYAGIVFATWAEDAPSLEAFLGDARWYLDTVFNRRDGGMQALGPMKWLEPVNWKTMVDNCSDNYHVPTTHLSSARVQTRYLGRPPLSHKDQFESPNKHVFVNGHSLTFREAPDNTPRYVHGISKDTFPLFQAYHEATLPEVERRLGAFRARHVQLGNHSIFPNGVLGFRLALPRGPLQTEFWHFVLLEKDAPEALKHAIRIGSQANNGAAGLFEQDDVDNWRQVTAASKSRLGRRISQDLSMGLGHAGAHPEYPGVVSERYISENNQRLFYQRWEEFMNAESWADIPIAPITARFEGTATLHG; encoded by the coding sequence ATGGGTGCCACGCAGAAGTATTCCATCATCGACCCCGCCACGGGCAAGATCGACCGCGGCATCTTCAGTGACCAGGCCGTCTACGACCAGGAGATGGAGAAGATCTTCGGGCGCGCCTGGCTGATGATCGGCCACGAGAGCCTGGTGCCGAAGGTCAACGACTTCTTCCACACGTACATGGGTGAAGACCCCGTCATCCTGACGCGCGACGGCCAGGGCCGGCTGCACGCGCTCCTGAACATGTGCCGGCACCGCGGCAACCGTGTGGTCCGCTGCGACGACGGCAATGCCACGCGCTTCATGTGCACCTATCACGGCTGGACGTATGGCAGCGACGGCAAGCTGGAGCACGTGGCCGGGATGTCCGAGGCCTACTACGACGCGCTTGACAAGCCGTCGCTGGGCCTCGTCCAGGCCCGGGTCGACACGTATGCGGGGATCGTGTTCGCCACGTGGGCCGAGGATGCCCCGAGCCTCGAGGCCTTCCTGGGAGACGCGCGCTGGTACCTGGACACCGTCTTCAACCGGCGCGACGGCGGGATGCAGGCGCTCGGCCCGATGAAGTGGCTCGAGCCGGTCAACTGGAAGACCATGGTGGACAATTGCTCCGACAACTACCACGTGCCCACCACTCATCTGTCGAGCGCGAGGGTCCAGACCCGCTACCTCGGACGCCCACCGCTCTCCCACAAGGATCAGTTCGAGAGCCCGAACAAGCACGTCTTCGTCAACGGCCACTCGCTGACGTTCCGGGAGGCGCCCGACAATACGCCACGCTACGTGCACGGCATCTCGAAGGATACCTTCCCTCTCTTTCAGGCGTACCACGAGGCCACCCTTCCCGAGGTGGAGCGCCGGCTGGGCGCGTTCCGCGCACGCCACGTCCAGCTCGGCAACCACAGCATCTTTCCGAACGGCGTGCTGGGATTCCGGCTCGCCCTCCCGCGCGGTCCCTTGCAGACCGAGTTCTGGCACTTCGTGCTGCTCGAGAAGGACGCCCCCGAAGCGCTCAAGCACGCGATCCGGATCGGGAGTCAGGCCAACAACGGCGCGGCGGGGCTCTTCGAGCAGGATGACGTCGACAACTGGCGCCAGGTGACGGCGGCGAGCAAGAGCCGCCTCGGCCGCCGGATATCCCAGGATCTGTCGATGGGCCTTGGCCACGCGGGCGCGCATCCCGAGTACCCGGGCGTGGTCTCCGAGCGTTACATCTCCGAGAACAACCAGCGGCTCTTCTACCAGCGCTGGGAGGAGTTCATGAATGCCGAGAGCTGGGCGGACATCCCGATCGCGCCGATCACCGCGCGCTTCGAAGGCACGGCCACCCTCCACGGGTAG
- a CDS encoding aromatic-ring-hydroxylating dioxygenase subunit beta, translating into MGKHASAKVTTVTVTPRQALWLELMAFYTHEAWLLDERKFKEWLDLFTDDVLYFMPRRKNVLRREAHREVTPLGDLSLIEDDRRYLEMRVARLETGMAWGEDPPSRTRHLIGNLVAEPLSKGEVKAKTAFLVYRSHLETDHQLLAGSREDVLRRVNGAWKIAKRTVLLDANVLLDKNLSIFL; encoded by the coding sequence GTGGGGAAGCACGCGAGCGCCAAGGTCACTACGGTGACCGTGACACCCCGCCAGGCCTTGTGGCTGGAGCTGATGGCCTTCTACACCCACGAGGCCTGGCTGCTGGACGAGCGGAAGTTCAAGGAATGGCTGGACCTGTTCACGGACGACGTGCTGTATTTCATGCCCCGCCGGAAGAACGTGCTGCGTCGCGAGGCGCACCGCGAAGTAACACCGCTGGGAGACCTCTCCCTGATCGAGGACGACCGGCGCTACCTGGAGATGCGGGTGGCGCGCCTGGAAACCGGCATGGCGTGGGGAGAGGATCCTCCCTCACGCACGCGCCATCTGATCGGAAACCTGGTGGCGGAGCCGCTGTCTAAAGGCGAGGTGAAGGCCAAGACCGCCTTCCTCGTGTACCGCTCGCACCTGGAGACGGATCACCAGCTCCTGGCCGGGAGCCGCGAGGACGTGCTGCGCCGGGTGAACGGCGCCTGGAAGATCGCCAAGCGCACCGTCCTGCTAGACGCCAACGTCCTCCTGGACAAAAACCTCAGCATCTTCCTTTAG
- a CDS encoding alpha/beta hydrolase produces the protein MAFITSSGLTESETSKTVQAGGMTVHYHDIGAGEPVLFLHSYGPGTTAWITFHKTMGVLSRHFRCILMDLPNFSKTGPIVYKEGVHAVQARTAVALLDALGILRAHFVGNSQGGQSSMVAAITYPDRVNRFVMGGSHIGTGGDRYLMANRPSEGNRATREALADPTRENIRRYLRVHIDDEALVTDELVDYIHRAHTWSPAFDEARRQSVSVPHDYTPELAGIQAPVLLIHGRYDRMVAFEVSIAILNHVTNSRVVLLNNCGHWPPFEKPEEYTAHVLAFLKGY, from the coding sequence ATGGCGTTCATCACATCGAGTGGACTCACGGAGTCAGAGACGAGCAAGACCGTTCAGGCCGGCGGCATGACGGTGCACTACCACGACATCGGCGCCGGCGAGCCGGTGCTCTTCCTGCACTCTTATGGCCCGGGCACGACGGCGTGGATCACCTTCCACAAGACCATGGGCGTTCTCTCGCGGCACTTCCGGTGCATCCTCATGGATCTGCCCAACTTCAGCAAGACCGGGCCGATTGTCTACAAGGAGGGCGTCCATGCTGTGCAGGCGCGGACCGCCGTCGCTCTCCTGGACGCGCTAGGCATCCTGCGGGCGCACTTCGTCGGCAACTCGCAGGGCGGGCAATCCTCCATGGTGGCGGCCATCACGTACCCGGATCGGGTCAACAGGTTCGTGATGGGCGGATCGCACATCGGCACCGGCGGGGACCGCTACCTGATGGCGAACCGGCCCTCGGAGGGCAATCGGGCCACGCGCGAGGCCCTCGCCGATCCCACGCGCGAGAACATCCGCCGGTACCTGCGCGTGCACATCGACGACGAGGCGCTGGTCACCGACGAGCTGGTGGACTATATCCACCGGGCCCACACCTGGTCGCCGGCATTCGACGAGGCGCGGCGGCAGTCAGTGAGCGTGCCGCACGACTACACGCCGGAGCTGGCCGGGATCCAGGCGCCCGTGCTCTTGATTCACGGACGCTATGACCGCATGGTCGCCTTCGAGGTGAGCATCGCCATTCTCAACCACGTCACCAACTCGCGCGTGGTGCTCTTGAACAACTGCGGCCACTGGCCCCCGTTCGAGAAGCCCGAGGAGTACACTGCCCACGTCCTCGCGTTTCTGAAGGGCTACTGA